A window of Hemibagrus wyckioides isolate EC202008001 linkage group LG03, SWU_Hwy_1.0, whole genome shotgun sequence contains these coding sequences:
- the sfxn5a gene encoding sideroflexin-5a: MSESTLYPQFRLGESRFDQGSFYGRLRHFLDVIDPRTLFVSERHLNECVKLLEQYKDGTLPTGVTNAQLWEAQKVKQAIFHPDTGEKIPMPFRMSGYIPFGTPVVVGLLLPNQTLASTIFWQWLNQSHNACVNYCNRNASKSTGMSKFFQGYLGAVSSAVTIAVGLNVLIQRADRFSPATRLLVQRFIPFPAVASANVCNVLLMRHSELSEGISVLDEQGNIVATSKLAARRAVLETAVTRIVLPMPILVLPPMLMAMLERLPLLQTHPRLVLPVHSLVCLCAFGLALPLAISLFPQNSQIHVSQLEPEIAVATECKILTYNKGL; the protein is encoded by the exons ATGTCTGAGTCCACACTGTATCCTCAGTTTAGACTTGGCGAGTCTCGGTTTGATCAG GGGTCCTTTTATGGGAGGTTAAGACATTTCCTGGATGTGATTGACCCTCGCACACTCTTTGTATCAGAG CGTcatctaaatgaatgtgtgaagCTCTTAGAACAATATAAAGATGGCACGCTACCCACAGGTGTGACAAATGCACAG CTTTGGGAAGCTCAGAAGGTAAAGCAG GCTATCTTCCATCCAGACACTGGAGAGAAGATCCCCATGCCCTTTCGCATGTCAG GTTATATCCCCTTTGGTACACCAGTG GTTGTAGGCCTCCTGCTTCCCAATCAGACCCTGGCCTCTACTATTTTCTGGCAG TGGCTGAACCAGAGCCATAATGCTTGTGTGAATTACTGCAATCGCAACGCATCTAAG TCGACAGGGATGTCAAAATTCTTTCAAGGATACCTGGGTGCAGTCAGCAGTGCAGTTACTATTGCA GTGGGACTGAATGTTCTGATTCAGAGAGCTGATCGTTTCAGCCCAGCCACACGACTTCTGGTCCAAAGATTCATCCCTTTTCCTGctgttg CAAGTGccaatgtgtgtaatgtgttgctGATGCGCCACAGCGAGCTGTCTGAAGGCATCAGTGTGCTGGATGAGCAGGGTAACATTGTGGCCACCTCGAAGCTGGCAGCCAGACGC GCTGTGTTGGAGACAGCCGTGACCCGCATAGTCCTGCCCATGCCTATCCTGGTGCTGCCACCCATGCTGATGGCCATGCTGGAGAG ACTCCCCTTACTGCAGACACACCCTCGCCTTGTGCTGCCTGTGCACAGCttggtgtgtctctgtgcattTGGTCTGGCTCTGCCCCTTGCCATCAGTCTGTTCCCCCAGAATAGCCAG ATTCATGTATCTCAGCTTGAGCCGGAGATCGCCGTAGCAACTGAATGCAAGATCTTGACCTACAACAAAGGCCTTTAA
- the emx1 gene encoding homeobox protein EMX1 isoform X1, giving the protein MFSSAGKRGFTIESLVAKESPLTGEDPIRPTALSYTAPTDTFLNAYPSPAGRALYPNPELVFPESVQHAPIGVHPHQLGGAHLQHPHFFSTQHREPLNFYPWVLRNRFFGHRFQGKSRGSRQVASGNDVSHDSLLLHGPFARKPKRIRTAFSPSQLLRLERAFDKNHYVVGAERKQLANSLSLSETQVKVWFQNRRTKYKRQKLEEEGPESSQKKKGNHHINRWRIATKQAGSEDIDVTSDA; this is encoded by the exons ATGTTCTCATCAGCAGGGAAGCGCGGTTTCACTATTGAGTCTTTGGTAGCGAAGGAGAGCCCATTAACAGGGGAAGACCCTATCCGCCCCACAGCGCTAAGCTACACAGCCCCCACAGACACTTTTCTGAACGCTTATCCAAGCCCAGCAGGTCGCGCGCTTTATCCAAACCCCGAGCTCGTTTTCCCGGAGTCCGTGCAGCACGCGCCCATCGGCGTGCACCCGCACCAGCTCGGCGGCGCGCACCTCCAGCACCCGCACTTCTTCAGCACGCAACACCGCGAGCCTCTCAATTTCTACCCATGGGTCTTGCGAAACCGATTTTTTGGGCATCGGTTTCAAGGTAAAAGTCGAGGATCAAGACAAGTTGCGTCAG gGAACGACGTCTCACATGACTCGTTGTTGCTTCACGGCCCTTTCGCTCGGAAGCCCAAGCGGATCCGGACAGCCTTTTCCCCCTCACAGCTCCTGCGCCTCGAGCGAGCCTTCGACAAGAACCACTATGTAGTGGGAGCAGAACGGAAACAGCTCGCGAACAGTCTCAGCCTGTCCGAGACACAG GTGAAAGTGTGGTTTCAGAACCGCAGGACCAAGTACAAACGTCAGAAGCTAGAAGAAGAGGGACCAGAGAGTTCACAAAAGAAGAAGGGTAATCACCACATCAACCGGTGGAGAATTGCCACCAAACAAGCTGGATCTGAAGATATAGATGTCACATCTGATGCCTAG
- the emx1 gene encoding homeobox protein EMX1 isoform X2, whose amino-acid sequence MFSSAGKRGFTIESLVAKESPLTGEDPIRPTALSYTAPTDTFLNAYPSPAGRALYPNPELVFPESVQHAPIGVHPHQLGGAHLQHPHFFSTQHREPLNFYPWVLRNRFFGHRFQGNDVSHDSLLLHGPFARKPKRIRTAFSPSQLLRLERAFDKNHYVVGAERKQLANSLSLSETQVKVWFQNRRTKYKRQKLEEEGPESSQKKKGNHHINRWRIATKQAGSEDIDVTSDA is encoded by the exons ATGTTCTCATCAGCAGGGAAGCGCGGTTTCACTATTGAGTCTTTGGTAGCGAAGGAGAGCCCATTAACAGGGGAAGACCCTATCCGCCCCACAGCGCTAAGCTACACAGCCCCCACAGACACTTTTCTGAACGCTTATCCAAGCCCAGCAGGTCGCGCGCTTTATCCAAACCCCGAGCTCGTTTTCCCGGAGTCCGTGCAGCACGCGCCCATCGGCGTGCACCCGCACCAGCTCGGCGGCGCGCACCTCCAGCACCCGCACTTCTTCAGCACGCAACACCGCGAGCCTCTCAATTTCTACCCATGGGTCTTGCGAAACCGATTTTTTGGGCATCGGTTTCAAG gGAACGACGTCTCACATGACTCGTTGTTGCTTCACGGCCCTTTCGCTCGGAAGCCCAAGCGGATCCGGACAGCCTTTTCCCCCTCACAGCTCCTGCGCCTCGAGCGAGCCTTCGACAAGAACCACTATGTAGTGGGAGCAGAACGGAAACAGCTCGCGAACAGTCTCAGCCTGTCCGAGACACAG GTGAAAGTGTGGTTTCAGAACCGCAGGACCAAGTACAAACGTCAGAAGCTAGAAGAAGAGGGACCAGAGAGTTCACAAAAGAAGAAGGGTAATCACCACATCAACCGGTGGAGAATTGCCACCAAACAAGCTGGATCTGAAGATATAGATGTCACATCTGATGCCTAG